The DNA segment ACAGGACGCGCTCGCCGCCGCGCTGAAGGTAAATGCAGAGTTTCCGGAAGCCGTCATCATGTACGTACGTCCCCAAAACCGGCGCGGCGACACACGTCATCCGTCACATGCGATTTGGCCAGCGGACCCTGCCTCATCGGGGACCGCATAAGAGCTCCCGAACAGGCAGGTAGGGACGCGGCCGAGATCGCGAATACGCGGTTTTCCGGAAAACGCCGGCAATCGCGAAGCAATCACGAAAAACGGCGTTGTGATTGAGGTTGAATCACCCTCGTTTGAATCGGCGCGCCGGAACGTGTGTCGTCATCATGGGGTTCTTGGCTGTAGGAAAAGTCACGAGGAGGGGTTCACCACATTAAGATGGAAAACCCTATGATCAATATCAAAGCACTTAGCGCTGTCGCGCTCGTAACCGCAGCTCTCTCGGGCCCGGCCTTCGCCCAGGATGAGGAAGCGACTGCTCCGCAGAAGCCGGTCCACGCGCTCCGTCACTACCGTCATGCTTACAACCAGGTGCAGGGCCCGAACTTCATCGCTCCGCGCGCCTCGGAAAACGGCCCCTACTTCGACGCGGAAAGCTTCGATCGTTCGCGCATCGGCGACCACGATGCGGATTTCAACCCGCCCGGCAACTAACCTTCGGCTCGTTCCGGTATAGAAATACGACAGAACGCCGCTACGGCGGCCTGGCTCATGCCGGGCCGCTGTTGCTTTTTCAACGGAAGAACAAAGACGCCTTTCGATCCGGATCGCCCCGACCGCCGGTGCTCAAGTGTCGCTGGCCGCCTTCTTTCGGGCGACGATGCCGGCGGCAATCTGCAAGGCCGCCCCGGCCGCCCAGGCCAGACCAATCAAAATCGCTGAGGCGCGATGTGGGCTCTCGTCCAGAACGATACTTGATACCGAGATCACGGCTGCGACCGCGGCGATGAATGTACCGGCCGCACTCAACAGTTCGACGGTGTCGGCCTTTGAGCCGAGGCCGTGACGCAACGGCAAGTGCATCTCGTGATCGACAGGCGGATGCGGCAGATCGATGCCGAGATAAAAACCCGCCGCGCCGATAATCATCATCGCGAAGACGGGGGTAGCCGAGCCGATCAGTTCGATGTCGGCCCGTCCGATATGCGCGGCGACGAACAGGCCGCACGACCCTCCGGTCAGCGCCAGCCCGATTCGCTCAAGGATGTGCGCCAACCTGGAGATCGTCGAGCGGGCGTCCCAAGGGGCTCTGCGGCTGATCATGCGGTCCGATACCGGTTCGTATCGTTGACTAGTGCCGCCCATTTGAAGTTCCTGCACCACAAGCGGCGAATTCGATCCAGGAACTTCAAATAGAAAAGCGGCACTAGGATCAGGATAGTCCGGCGTTTCCGCGTCGGCCACTGAAAAAGGGCGGTTAGAGCTCCGATTCCGAGGTTCGCATGATATGGCGGCGGCCTCTGATACGAGCCTGGCGCTACTCTTTGTGCTGGCCGGAAAGCTCCACGACCTTGCGCCAGCGCTCGGTCTCTGTCGCCAGCATGTCGCCGAACCGGCTGGCGCTGCCGGTTATGGCAATGGCGCCAAGCTCGGCAAATCGTTGCCTGATGACGGGGTCTTCATGCGCGGCGTTGATCTCCTTGTTCAGGAGATCGATGACCGCCGCCGGCGTCCCTTGCGGGGCGCCGACGCCATAGAACGAACTTGTCTCAAATCCCGGCAGTGTGTCTGCGATCGGCGGCACGTCCGGCAAAGTTTCGGAACGCTCCCGTGTTGTGACGCCGAGCGCACGCAGTTTCCCGGATCTTACGAATTCAAATGATGAAGTGACGTTGTCGAACATGCCTTGGATCTGACCCGCCATTACGTCGGTCAAACCCGGCGCGGAACCGCGGTAGGGCACATGGACGAACCGAACGTTCGCCATGGCCTTGAACAGCTCGCCGGAAAGATGCAGCGAAGTGCCGATACCGGATGAAGCGATGCTGAGCTTGCCGGGGTTGGCTTTCGCATAGGCGACGAAATCCGCAACGCTGCGGACCGGAAGCTCGTTGTTGACGACAAGCACCAGTGGAATACGTGCTGCGCCGGCAACCGGCGCGATTCCTTTCAGGAAGTCATACGGCAATGTCGGGTCGAACGAGGCGTTGATCGCGTTGGCGGTGCTTGTGAGCAACAGCGTATATCCATCCGGCGGCGAATTGATCACGGCCTGCGTGCCGATATTGCTCCCGGCGCCCGGTTTGTTCTCCACGATAAAGGTTTGACCGAGCCGATCCGACAGGCGCTGACAAATCAAGCGCGACAGCACGTCGGTCGCGCCGCCGGCGGCGTAGGGAACTATCCAGCGTACGGGATGGGACGGGTAAGGCACACCTTGCGCCGAGGCGTTCGTCCGGACGCCAAGCCAGGCCAGGCAGGTTGTCGCTGAACGAAGAAGTTGCCGTCTGTCGATCAAGGCAGCCTCTCGGAAATGATCGAAACCGACTCCGTAAGAATCGGGGGGTGAGATTGCGGGAACCGGCATCATCGCGAGAAAATTTCTACGCGTCCATAGCGGCTTATCTGACCTGCGCCGCAATTTTGATCAATCGCCGCCGCGCGTTTGATCAGGCCTTTGCTTAAGAACCGTTAACCAGTTTGGGGGAGAATCACCTACAAGATTCCCGAAAGGGAATTAGTGCGGCGAATTTGAAGTTCCTATCGGTTTCGCTGCGCGCTTGCGAACTTCGGAATCGGAACTCCAGTCATGGCGAAATTTGCGATTGGCGAACGCGTTGAAAAGACGAGCGACGACCATAAGGCCGGCATCGTCATTGCGATCTTCCCGACCACGGACGGCAACTACCGCTACGCCGTGGACATGGAAGGCTACGGTGCGCTCCAGTTCTTCCCTGAAGAAAAACTGGTTGTTCACGCCGGATAGGTTTTGAATCTATTTCCGATACGGCAGCGGACTCTCTTGCTGTGTGCCGGCGAACGAGCGCGTGCCCGCTTCGTTGATTTTTCATTGCGCCAATTCGCTCAATCTTAATGAGTTGACTTCACTGTTCGCCAGCAAACCCGAGCACCGGGCTTTCTTGCGTACGGAGGTACTGCGAATACCTCGCTGAAGTAACCGACGGCGATTTGATCCCATCATTTCCGGACACCGGCAGTCGAATCTCCGTTCTCAGCGGAAAGCCGACGAACCCGCTCGCATTCCTGCGGGCGGGTTTTCGCGTTGCGGGCACGCGCTTAACCCTGCCGATTAACACCTGGAAAGGCCTCGACGGTTATAAATAGCCATCACGCAGGAAAATTGTCAGCGATGAGCGCGGGCGTCATTGAGCACACGACAGCCGAACGGCCTGTGGCAGCGCCGCGGCCGCCCGGCAAACCGTCCACCGCCAGGATCTGGCTGAAAGCGATCGAGCGCACCTCTCGCATCGAGGCCAATCCGAACCGGCTGTTCGCCGATCTCATCGAGGAATGGGCTTCGCGTCAGCCGGATCATCTGGCGCTGTTGTCGGATCGCGAGAGCCTCAGCTATCGGCAACTAAACGAACGCATCAACCGCTACGCGCGCTGGGCGCTCGCGCAACGCATCGGCAAGGGCGAGACCGTCTGTCTCTTGATGTCGGGGCAGCCGGATTATCTCGCCGCCTGGCTTGGCCTCAGCAAGGTCGGCGTCGTCGCCGCGCTGATCAACACCAGGCTCGTGGGACCGTCGCTGGCGCATTGCATTGATGTCGCGGCAGCGTCTCACGTCATTGTGGGGCAAGACCTCCAAGCAGCGTTCGAGGAGGTCAGTCCCCGCCTGAAGCGGACGCCGAAAGTCTGGCGGCATGGTGCGAACGGAGACGAGACCGATCTCCGGACGGCGCTCGCCGGTTTCGATGCTTCATCGCTGAGTTCAAGCGAGCGGGGTGATGTCACCATCAACGATCGCGCGCTTCTGATCTACACATCGGGCACCACGGGCCTGCCGAAAGCGGCCAGCATCAGCCACCGCCGCATCCAGAACTGGGGCGGCTGGTTCACCGGGCTGACCGGCGCGTTGCCTGAAGACCGGCTGTTCAATTGTCTGCCGCTGTTTCACAGCGTCGGCGGTGTCGTCGCGCCGTGCAGCATGCTGGCGGCCGGCGCATCGGTCGTTCTGTCCGATAAATTTTCCGCCGGCACCTTCTGGCGCGACGTGGTGCGCTGGGACTGCACGCTGTTCCAGTATATCGGAGAGCTGTGCCGCTATCTTCTTAAAGCGCGCCCTTCCGACCTTGAAAGGCAGCATCGGCTGCGGCTTGCCTGCGGCAACGGTCTGCGCGGCGACATCTGGGAAGAGTTTCAGGCGCGGTTTTCGATCCCGCAAATCCTGGAATTTTACGCGGCGACGGAAGGCAATTTCTCGCTCTACAATGTCGAGGGCAAGCCCGGCGCGATCGGCCGGATACCGCCGCTGTTGGCGCATCGCTTTCCGGCCACCATCGTTCGGATCGACCCGGAAACGTTGACGCCGCTGCGGAACGCCGACGGCCTGTGCGAAGCATGCGCCGTTGGCGAGGCGGGCGAGGCCGTGGGTCGGATCGGGACCGCGGACGATGCCGGTGGCCGCTTCGAGGGCTATACCAACTCGGCCGATACCGAGAAGAAGATCCTGCGCGACGTGTTCGCCAGGGGCGACGCCTGGTTTCGCACCGGCGACCTGATGAAGATCGACGAAGCCGGCTTCTTCCACTTCGTCGATCGCCTCGGCGACACCTTCCGCTGGAAGGGCGAGAACGTCGCGACATCGGAGGTGAACGAGGCGATTTTGGAGTGTCGAGGCGTGACCGACGCCACGACTTACGGCGTTCAGCTCACAGGCGCCGATGGCCGCGCCGGCATGGCCGCGCTCGTCACCGATGCGAGTTTCGATCTCGCCGAATTCAGCGCGCATCTCGCGCGGCTGCTGCCGGCCTACGCTTGCCCGGTCTTTGTTCGTCTCAGCGCCACGTTGGACAGCACCGAAACGTTCAAGCAGAAGAAGCAGGACCTGATCCGCTCGGGTTTTGATCCACGCACCGTTACGGATCCCTTGTTCTTTCGGGACCCGAAGTCCGGCGCTTTCTTAGCCCTCGATGCCGATCAATATGCCAAGGTAGTGCAAGGCATCATTCGTCTCTAACGCTTCACATGCCGTAAATTGCCAGTTCCGTGTCGGCGAGATCGCCGAGTCTCGGCTGACGCGGGCCTTTGAAATATTTGCGGCCGCGCGCCTCGCTGTAGATGTCTGCAAGGCCGGCGATCGGGCCATTGGCGTCCGCGATCACGATCGGGCAGCCGCGCCAGACCAGGTGACGTCCGATCGCACCCGCACACCTGACATAGTCGGCGATCTCGCGGCAGAAGCCGAGTTGAAGCGCCGGCAGCGGGATGATCC comes from the Bradyrhizobium erythrophlei genome and includes:
- a CDS encoding Bug family tripartite tricarboxylate transporter substrate binding protein encodes the protein MIDRRQLLRSATTCLAWLGVRTNASAQGVPYPSHPVRWIVPYAAGGATDVLSRLICQRLSDRLGQTFIVENKPGAGSNIGTQAVINSPPDGYTLLLTSTANAINASFDPTLPYDFLKGIAPVAGAARIPLVLVVNNELPVRSVADFVAYAKANPGKLSIASSGIGTSLHLSGELFKAMANVRFVHVPYRGSAPGLTDVMAGQIQGMFDNVTSSFEFVRSGKLRALGVTTRERSETLPDVPPIADTLPGFETSSFYGVGAPQGTPAAVIDLLNKEINAAHEDPVIRQRFAELGAIAITGSASRFGDMLATETERWRKVVELSGQHKE
- a CDS encoding long-chain-acyl-CoA synthetase — translated: MSAMSAGVIEHTTAERPVAAPRPPGKPSTARIWLKAIERTSRIEANPNRLFADLIEEWASRQPDHLALLSDRESLSYRQLNERINRYARWALAQRIGKGETVCLLMSGQPDYLAAWLGLSKVGVVAALINTRLVGPSLAHCIDVAAASHVIVGQDLQAAFEEVSPRLKRTPKVWRHGANGDETDLRTALAGFDASSLSSSERGDVTINDRALLIYTSGTTGLPKAASISHRRIQNWGGWFTGLTGALPEDRLFNCLPLFHSVGGVVAPCSMLAAGASVVLSDKFSAGTFWRDVVRWDCTLFQYIGELCRYLLKARPSDLERQHRLRLACGNGLRGDIWEEFQARFSIPQILEFYAATEGNFSLYNVEGKPGAIGRIPPLLAHRFPATIVRIDPETLTPLRNADGLCEACAVGEAGEAVGRIGTADDAGGRFEGYTNSADTEKKILRDVFARGDAWFRTGDLMKIDEAGFFHFVDRLGDTFRWKGENVATSEVNEAILECRGVTDATTYGVQLTGADGRAGMAALVTDASFDLAEFSAHLARLLPAYACPVFVRLSATLDSTETFKQKKQDLIRSGFDPRTVTDPLFFRDPKSGAFLALDADQYAKVVQGIIRL